From Quercus lobata isolate SW786 chromosome 1, ValleyOak3.0 Primary Assembly, whole genome shotgun sequence, one genomic window encodes:
- the LOC115983131 gene encoding uncharacterized protein LOC115983131: MGNAVSPCFRSNPNPNCSSSSVKLVFWEGTTRILTGKHVAGEIMFEFPDKMVCHGDSFFIGHPVPALGIDDELMYGQTYFVLPIDRFACSVLTASSLASLGSSPKNSPVNFGDCPFEYIKGENGKVSIKVVPELITRLITRGMEIGSSSPSNSVLCSTPELQKQYDQLVGSKEQVWSPKLETISEHKIRLSPCRFIGLEWKQKKEGRVINMLW, translated from the coding sequence ATGGGAAATGCAGTATCTCCATGTTTCCGatcaaaccctaaccctaattgCAGTTCTTCCTCTGTGAAGTTGGTCTTTTGGGAAGGAACAACAAGAATTCTCACAGGAAAACATGTTGCTGGGGAGATCATGTTTGAGTTTCCTGACAAAATGGTTTGCCATGGAGACTCTTTCTTTATCGGCCACCCGGTACCGGCCTTAGGCATAGATGATGAGCTTATGTATGGACAAACCTACTTTGTTCTTCCTATTGATCGCTTTGCTTGCAGTGTCCTCACAGCCTCTTCTCTTGCAAGCTTAGGATCAAGCCCTAAAAACTCCCCTGTCAATTTTGGAGACTGTCCGTTTGAGTACATTAAGGGTGAGAATGGAAAGGTTTCAATTAAGGTTGTGCCAGAGCTCATAACAAGGCTTATTACCCGAGGTATGGAAATTGGGTCTAGTAGTCCTAGCAATAGTGTTCTTTGTAGCACGCCAGAGTTGCAAAAGCAGTATGATCAACTTGTTGGGTCTAAGGAGCAAGTATGGTCACCTAAGCTTGAAACCATTTCAGAGCATAAGATTAGGTTATCACCTTGCAGATTTATAGGGTTGGAgtggaaacaaaaaaaagaaggaagggTAATTAATATGTTATGGTAG